The genome window AAAAAAAAACAGGGTTCAAAAACATTTTTTAATCATTTTCCTGCGGCGGATATACTCAATGAATTAAATCATCAGTTGATAATATTCGGATTTCTTTTTTTAACTATAGGAATAATCACCGGCGCAGTTTGGGCCAACTCAGCCTGGGGCCGTTACTGGGGATGGGATCCAAAAGAAACATGGTCACTTGTCACATGGTTTGTATATGCAACATTACTGCATGCCAGAATGACGCGTGGATGGACAGGCAAACGCATAGCCCTACTTTCCATGGTCGGTTTTCTTGCAGTTCTGTTTACATATTTCGGCGTTAATTACCTGCCGGGTCTGCATAGTTACGGAATCTTGGAGAAAACGATTTTTCCTTGACAAAAAAGTACTTTCAGGGTAAAAAACGTAAATTATGCGTGGAAAGCTATAAATTTTTAGATAATTACCCTATTTTGAAATTTGGCACAAGGTTAGAGGGAGTAGGGGTTCAAAATCTTGAACCCCTACTCCGATGACCGATAACTCAGTGAAATTATTTATGTGACAATCTATATATGGTTTTGTATAGATCTCGTAAAATCATCAACAACAGATGAGGTTTTAATGGAGAGTCATAAAGATCAAGACGGTAAAGTTTCAACAGGTATTGGGGCGTCTGAAGCCGCACAAAAAAAGGATGACGGATCCAGCGGGTTCATCATCCTTTTTTTTATTGTAGGATTTTTGGCAAGTCTTGTCATAGGGTGGGTGGTTTTCCCGAAATTGCTCTATTCCCAAAAAAAGCAACCTTTCGATTTCAGCCATGCAGTCCATATGGAGGAGGTTGATGATGGTTGTGAAAGCTGTCATTTTTTCCGTGATGACGGAAGCTTTGCCGGAGTTCCCAAACTCGAGCAATGTGTCGACTGTCATGAAGAGGCACAGGGGGAGAGTGAGGATGAGGCTGTGTTTCTAAATAAATATGTTGCCAAAGGAAAGGAAGTGTCATGGCTGATATATTCAAAACAGCCTGACTGCGTCTTCTTCTCGCATGCGGCCCATGTAAAAATGAGTAAAATGGAATGTTCCGAATGTCATGGTAATATTGGCGAATCCGAACATTTAAGGGTTTATGAAGAGAATCGGATTACCGGTGTCAGCCGGGATATATGGGGAAAAAATATCGGTGGATTTAAGAAAAACACCTGGGACAGAATGAAGATGGATGACTGCTCGGAATGTCATGTAAGGGAGAATGTAAAACAG of Desulfosarcina sp. BuS5 contains these proteins:
- the qrcA gene encoding menaquinone reductase multiheme cytochrome c subunit QrcA — translated: MESHKDQDGKVSTGIGASEAAQKKDDGSSGFIILFFIVGFLASLVIGWVVFPKLLYSQKKQPFDFSHAVHMEEVDDGCESCHFFRDDGSFAGVPKLEQCVDCHEEAQGESEDEAVFLNKYVAKGKEVSWLIYSKQPDCVFFSHAAHVKMSKMECSECHGNIGESEHLRVYEENRITGVSRDIWGKNIGGFKKNTWDRMKMDDCSECHVRENVKQTSVQTKKGGCFVCHK